In one Deferribacterota bacterium genomic region, the following are encoded:
- a CDS encoding TolC family protein has protein sequence MKLKYLFLIQIFIICFNVFASERYTLKELLQIANERSDVINITREEKIISTYDKRKAISSLIPDVALYGGHREYTESKKGVHSIELPANLGVFEYETYTQPSRASTWGVRLDQNYSLGGREFIGISIASKNIKRSKYEIERVAEEYLMAVVNAYFAVLISKRNVEIAEENRIRLESHRKDALKRYKVGEDTKTVLLRAEAELSGSESDLERAQNNLEYAKIYLARLVGIKNGYHIDEVELKEREKNEIPFLLKTAYENRPEMKQVKLDEIISDKQISYAKSAFFPDLGIEGSYSDTDYDPETMADELAEESAYIGVTLTLPIFEGGFRVADVAQAKARRREASLSYFDTKKTVTVEVKEAYLDLKTERRNLEYYKDQLAFARENYRLMSKQFQVGLASSVDYIDANTLLLTSERQVNNAYYNYQLSIARLEKAKGKLLEYFDIKNKY, from the coding sequence TTACAAGAGAAGAAAAGATTATATCAACATACGATAAGAGAAAAGCTATATCATCTCTTATCCCTGATGTGGCGTTATATGGTGGACATAGGGAGTATACAGAATCTAAAAAAGGCGTGCATTCTATAGAGTTACCAGCTAATTTGGGAGTTTTTGAATATGAGACATACACACAACCTAGTAGAGCATCAACGTGGGGTGTTAGGTTAGACCAGAATTATTCCCTGGGAGGTAGGGAATTTATAGGTATTTCAATTGCTAGTAAGAATATTAAACGCTCAAAGTATGAAATAGAAAGGGTTGCAGAGGAATATCTAATGGCAGTTGTAAATGCTTATTTTGCAGTTCTTATCTCTAAGCGAAATGTAGAGATAGCAGAAGAAAACAGGATAAGATTAGAGAGCCATAGGAAAGATGCATTAAAAAGATATAAGGTTGGAGAAGATACTAAAACAGTACTTTTAAGAGCCGAGGCTGAGCTATCAGGATCTGAATCGGATTTAGAGAGAGCACAGAATAATCTTGAATATGCCAAAATCTATTTGGCTCGTTTAGTTGGTATCAAAAATGGTTATCATATAGATGAAGTTGAGTTGAAAGAGCGTGAAAAAAATGAAATACCTTTTTTATTAAAGACAGCATATGAAAATAGGCCTGAAATGAAACAAGTGAAGTTAGACGAGATTATATCTGATAAACAGATTAGTTATGCTAAGTCTGCTTTTTTTCCCGATTTAGGGATTGAGGGCTCCTATAGTGATACAGATTATGATCCTGAAACTATGGCTGATGAATTAGCTGAGGAGAGTGCCTATATTGGAGTTACCCTAACACTTCCAATATTTGAAGGTGGATTTAGGGTAGCTGATGTTGCACAAGCAAAAGCTAGAAGAAGAGAAGCTTCATTGTCTTATTTTGATACTAAAAAGACAGTGACTGTTGAAGTAAAAGAGGCTTATTTGGATTTAAAAACAGAAAGAAGAAATCTAGAGTATTACAAAGATCAATTAGCTTTTGCAAGAGAAAATTATAGGCTTATGAGTAAACAGTTTCAAGTTGGACTTGCCTCATCAGTTGATTATATTGATGCGAATACACTTTTGTTAACATCTGAAAGACAGGTAAATAACGCATATTATAATTATCAATTATCAATAGCAAGATTGGAAAAAGCAAAAGGTAAACTTCTAGAATATTTTGACATAAAAAATAAGTATTAA
- a CDS encoding HlyD family secretion protein, whose protein sequence is MKLGRIYVGKKLIIRFIIGVLVVAGVIFSIPKVKYLLTHETTDDAYVHASIVPLSTQVDGKIIKVFVDDNALVKKGQKIVKIEDNDYTAAVKERKGLLDSAESTLTEIESEILVSKREIERLTAELKRAKAELLFAKKEELRYRKLLEDDLVSQSDYDEKNTTLEVDKANVDSVKASIKKEKANLTLLNNRRNTQLATINQYKASLELAKIDLARTTIYAPCNGRVSQREEVDPGKYVEKGDILFSVVNLDDVWIEANYKETQLEEMRIGQKVKIKVDAYPHFVYWGHIGSFQPGAGAVFSLLPPEDATGNFVKVVRRVPVFVEVDTHFNPNAPLWPGLSVVPSVDLTSKGSGYMEEHYVRRK, encoded by the coding sequence ATGAAGTTAGGCAGGATCTATGTTGGTAAAAAGCTAATTATAAGATTTATTATAGGTGTATTAGTTGTAGCAGGCGTAATTTTCTCTATACCAAAAGTAAAATACTTATTAACACATGAGACCACAGATGACGCATATGTACATGCAAGCATTGTTCCATTGTCAACTCAAGTAGATGGGAAGATAATAAAAGTATTTGTAGATGACAATGCATTAGTAAAGAAAGGTCAAAAAATAGTTAAGATTGAAGATAATGATTATACAGCAGCTGTGAAAGAGAGAAAGGGACTTTTGGATAGTGCAGAATCTACATTGACTGAGATAGAATCTGAGATTCTAGTAAGCAAGAGAGAGATTGAAAGATTGACTGCAGAACTTAAAAGGGCAAAAGCAGAGTTATTGTTTGCCAAAAAAGAAGAGTTGAGATATAGGAAATTGTTAGAAGACGATTTAGTATCACAAAGTGATTATGATGAAAAAAATACTACTTTAGAAGTGGATAAGGCAAATGTCGATTCAGTAAAGGCAAGTATTAAAAAAGAAAAAGCTAATTTGACATTGTTAAACAATAGAAGGAATACGCAATTAGCTACAATAAATCAATACAAAGCATCACTTGAACTTGCCAAAATTGATCTTGCAAGGACAACAATATATGCTCCATGCAATGGAAGGGTTTCACAAAGAGAAGAGGTAGACCCAGGTAAATATGTAGAGAAGGGGGATATCCTATTTTCTGTTGTAAATTTAGATGATGTGTGGATTGAGGCGAATTATAAAGAAACCCAACTTGAGGAGATGCGCATTGGGCAGAAGGTTAAAATAAAAGTTGATGCATATCCCCATTTTGTATATTGGGGTCATATTGGAAGTTTTCAGCCTGGTGCAGGAGCAGTTTTTAGCTTATTGCCGCCTGAGGATGCCACTGGGAATTTTGTTAAAGTTGTTAGGCGTGTTCCAGTTTTTGTTGAAGTTGATACACACTTTAATCCAAATGCCCCTCTATGGCCAGGTTTGTCTGTTGTGCCTTCTGTTGATTTAACCTCTAAAGGGTCTGGATATATGGAAGAGCACTATGTCAGAAGAAAGTGA